The Raphanus sativus cultivar WK10039 chromosome 2, ASM80110v3, whole genome shotgun sequence genome includes a region encoding these proteins:
- the LOC108820006 gene encoding uncharacterized protein LOC108820006 produces the protein MFKLANLDFPALKSNGENYLDWALDARIMLRSKGLGDMIISDNKSSDKDRYSAIYIIRHHLQESFKTQNRTMENPLDLWNALQRRYDHQKMVMLPRAQYDWKHLRFQDYKTVDEYNSVLFKIVSMMELCGEKVTELEMLNKTFSTMHSSNMVLQQQYRERKFITYTELIECLLLVEANNELLMKNSEMKPPGTAPLPDISKLAIEQKKESNLVHHNNQPCSFRGRGRGRGGMFNAHRRGRGRGNTPGFSRGRGRGRSVSFKPQIKTDMCHRCGMGNHWAKKPYS, from the coding sequence atgtTTAAATTGGCAAATCTCGACTTCCCTGCTTTGAAAAGCAATGGTGaaaattaccttgattgggcaCTTGATGCAAGGATCATGCTACGATCAAAAGGACTTGGTGATATGATCATCAGTGACAATAAGTCCAGTGATAAAGATCGATACAGTGCTATTTATATAATACGCCATCATCTCCAAGAGAGTTTTAAAACTCAGAACAGAACCATGGAAAATCCATTGGACCTTTGGAACGCTTTACAGCGACGTTATGACCACCAGAAAATGGTGATGCTCCCAAGGGCTCAATATGACTGGAAACACTTGAGGTTCCAGGACTATAAAACAGTAGACGAGTACAACTCTGTCCTGTTTAAAATTGTTTCCATGATGGAGTTATGTGGTGAAAAAGTTACTGAGCTCGAGATGCTTAATAAGACTTTCTCTACGATGCATTCCAGTAACATGGTATTGCAACAGCAATACAGAGAAAGAAAGTTCATCACATACACTGAGTTGATCGAATGTCTCTTGTTGGTTGAAGCCAATAATGAACTGTTAATGAAAAACAGTGAGATGAAGCCTCCGGGAACGGCTCCGTTACCAGACATCTCTAAACTTGCTatagagcaaaagaaagagagtaaCCTTGTCCACCATAATAACCAACCCTGCTCATTCCGTGGTAGAGGTAGGGGACGAGGTGGCATGTTTAACGCACACAGGCGAGGACGTGGTCGCGGGAACACACCAGGTTTCAGccgtggtcgtggtcgtggcCGTAGTGTGTCGTTTAAACCTCAGATCAAGACTGATATGTGCCATCGTTGTGGTATGGGGAACCATTGGGCAAAGAAGCCGTACTCCTAA
- the LOC130498351 gene encoding uncharacterized protein LOC130498351, producing MSRLPIFIAACLFLYHLPSPLAESDSPTAYSLLQSYNFPVGILPKGVVAYDLDTSTGKFHAYFKDSCSFSLVGSYQLNYKSTISGYISENKLTKLTGIKVKVLFLWLNIVEVIRNGDEMEFSVGITSANFGIKEFLASPQCGCGFECKESKKETYDTSLPSVSSS from the coding sequence ATGTCTCGTCTCCCGATTTTCATCGCTGCTTGTCTCTTTCTCTACCACCTACCTTCTCCACTCGCCGAATCAGATTCGCCGACGGCGTATTCTCTCCTCCAGAGCTACAACTTCCCCGTCGGAATCCTTCCGAAAGGAGTCGTCGCCTACGATTTAGACACATCGACAGGCAAATTCCACGCGTATTTCAAAGACTCATGCAGCTTCTCGCTCGTGGGTTCTTACCAGCTGAACTACAAATCGACGATCAGCGGTTACATCTCCGAGAACAAGCTCACGAAACTGACTGGTATCAAGGTGAAAGTTCTGTTCTTGTGGCTCAACATCGTCGAGGTTATCAGGAACGGGGACGAGATGGAGTTTTCCGTCGGGATCACGTCGGCGAATTTCGGGATCAAGGAGTTCTTGGCGTCGCCTCAGTGTGGCTGTGGCTTCGAGTGCAAGGAATCGAAGAAAGAGACGTATGACACAAGTTTaccttctgtttcttcttcttga
- the LOC130508536 gene encoding secreted RxLR effector protein 161-like, which produces MILRSLGPDTDPFGPKKYDEEILGPEVPYLSAIGALMYLAGHTRPDISFEVNLLSRFSSCPTQRHWNGIKHVLRYLQGTKDLGLMFTNQSKEGLVGFADAGYLYDPHYGRSQTGYVFTHGGTAISWRSMKQTMAATSSNHAEILAMHEASRESVWLRSMTQHISTTCGITKGKDPPTILYEDNTACIAQLKDGYIKGDRTKHILPKFSLPTSSRRQERSKCYKSVQVRIQPISLPSP; this is translated from the coding sequence ATGATTCTGAGAAGCCTTGGTCCGGACACGGATCCATTTGGTCCGAAGAAGTACGATGAAGAGATCCTTGGTCCAGAGGTGCCATATCTCAGTGCCATAGGAGCTTTGATGTATTTAGCTGGCCATACACGACCAGACATCAGTTTTGAAGTGAACTTACTATCTAGGTTCAGCTCATGTCCGACCCAAAGGCACTGGAATGGGATAAAACATGTACTTCGTTATTTACAAGGAACGAAGGATTTGGGTCTTATGTTTACTAACCAATCTAAGGAAGGTTTAgttggttttgctgatgcaggttacctaTATGATCCACATTATGGTAGATCTCAGACTGGATATGTTTTTACACATGGAGGGACAGCAATATCTTGGCGGTCCATGAAACAGACCATGGCGGCTACTTCCTCAAATCATGCAGAAATATTGGCGATGCATGAGGCTAGTCGAGAGAGTGTATGGTTGAGATCCATGACACAACACATCAGTACCACTTGTGGTATAACCAAAGGAAAGGACCCACCTACCATCCTATACGAAGATAACACAGCCTGCATTGCTCAGCTTAAAGATGGATATATCAAAGGAGACCGGACGAAGCACATTCTTCCAAAGTTCTCTTTACCCACGAGCTCCAGAAGGCAGGAGAGGTCCAAGTGTTACAAGTCAGTTCAAGTGAGAATTCAGCCGATCTCTTTACCAAGTCCTTAG
- the LOC108838083 gene encoding exocyst complex component SEC15B, with amino-acid sequence MQSPKPRRKPGPTTAGADSAEKLDELLISSAICNGEDLGPFVRKTFATGKPETLLHHLKLFARSKESEIEEVCKAHYQDFINAVDDLKSLLSDVESLKSALSDSNSKLQSIAAPLLASLDSLVEAQTVSRNVDLAVRAVAHCVRVMDLVSRANQHLQSGSFYMALKCVDSVESDLLEKTQSSTLKRMLEKRIPEIRGYVERKVSKELGDWLVEIRVVSRNLGQLAIGEASAARQREEELRMKQKEAEEQSRLSLRDCVYALKEEEDDDGDEYESGLEGSDAFDLTPLYRAYHIHQTLSLEDRFKRYYFDNRELQLKSDSQVSSMTPFLESHQTFFAQIAGFFIVEDRVLRTGGGLISKNEVEFLWDLAVGNMCAVLEDQFSRMQTANHLLLIKDYVSLLGVSLRRYGYTVDALLEVLSKHRDKYHELLLSDCRKQMIEALSADKFEQMLMKKEYEYSMNVLSFQLQTSDIAPAFPYIAPFSTTVPDCCRIVRSFIEDSVSFMSHGGQLDFYDVVKKYLDRLLGEVLDEALLKLINTSVHGVSQAMQVAANMAVFERACDFFFRHAAQLSGVPLRMAERGRRHFPLTKSQNAAEDTLSGLLKKKIDGFMTLIENVNWTSDDVPQGGNEYMNEVIIYVETLVSTAQQILPAKVLKRVLRDVLAHISERIVGTLCGDVVKRLSMAAIKGVDVDVQLLESFTEQLKPLLADKEAKEMKTAFVEIRQLINLLLSSHPENFVNPVIRERSYNALDYRKVAAVSEKLRDPSDSIFGTFGTRGSRQNPKNKSLDTLIKRLKDVS; translated from the coding sequence ATGCAGTCCCCGAAACCACGGCGCAAACCGGGTCCCACGACCGCCGGAGCCGATTCGGCGGAGAAGCTCGACGAGCTCCTGATATCTTCCGCGATCTGTAACGGCGAGGACTTAGGACCGTTCGTTCGCAAAACGTTCGCGACGGGGAAACCAGAGACTCTCCTCCACCATCTCAAGCTCTTCGCTCGATCCAAAGAATCAGAGATCGAAGAGGTCTGCAAAGCTCACTACCAAGACTTCATCAACGCCGTCGACGACCTCAAGTCTCTCCTCTCCGACGTCGAATCGCTCAAATCCGCGCTCTCCGATTCCAACTCCAAGCTCCAATCCATCGCGGCGCCGCTTCTCGCGTCCCTCGATTCGCTCGTCGAGGCGCAGACCGTGTCGAGGAACGTGGATCTGGCGGTTAGAGCCGTGGCGCACTGCGTCCGCGTGATGGATCTCGTCTCCCGCGCTAATCAGCATCTCCAGAGCGGGAGTTTCTACATGGCGTTGAAGTGCGTTGACTCGGTTGAGAGCGATTTGTTGGAGAAGACTCAGTCGTCTACTTTGAAAAGGATGTTGGAGAAGAGGATTCCTGAGATTAGAGGTTATGTGGAGAGGAAGGTGAGTAAGGAGTTAGGTGATTGGCTTGTGGAGATTCGTGTGGTGAGTCGGAATCTTGGTCAGTTAGCGATAGGTGAAGCTTCTGCTGCGAGGCAGCGAGAGGAGGAGCTTAGGATGAAGCAGAAGGAAGCGGAGGAGCAGAGCAGGCTTAGTTTACGCGACTGCGTCTACGCGctaaaggaagaagaagatgatgatggtgatgagtATGAGTCTGGCCTTGAAGGTAGTGATGCCTTTGATTTGACTCCGCTCTATAGAGCTTACCACATCCATCAAACGCTCTCCCTTGAAGACAGGTTCAAGCGTTACTACTTTGATAACAGGGAGCTTCAGCTTAAGTCTGATTCTCAGGTATCTTCTATGACTCCGTTTCTCGAGTCTCACCAGACGTTTTTCGCCCAGATTGCTGGGTTTTTCATTGTGGAGGATAGGGTTTTGAGGACGGGAGGAGGGTTGATTTCTAAGAATGAAGTTGAGTTTTTGTGGGATCTTGCTGTTGGTAATATGTGTGCTGTGTTGGAGGATCAGTTCTCTAGGATGCAGACGGCTAATCATCTCTTGTTGATTAAGGATTATGTGAGCTTGTTAGGGGTCAGTCTGCGTAGGTATGGGTACACTGTTGACGCCCTTCTCGAAGTGTTGAGCAAGCATAGGGACAAGTATCACGAGCTCTTGTTGTCTGATTGTCGTAAACAGATGATTGAAGCCTTGTCTGCGGATAAGTTTGAGCAGATGTTGATGAAGAAAGAGTATGAATATTCCATGAATGTGCTGTCTTTCCAGTTACAAACATCGGATATTGCGCCGGCTTTCCCTTACATTGCTCCGTTTTCAACCACCGTGCCGGATTGTTGCCGGATTGTGAGGTCTTTCATCGAGGATTCCGTTAGTTTCATGTCTCATGGAGGTCAGCTTGATTTCTATGATGTTGTCAAGAAGTATCTTGATAGGCTTCTAGGGGAGGTTCTTGATGAGGCTCTGTTGAAGCTGATCAACACATCGGTTCATGGAGTTTCTCAGGCAATGCAGGTCGCAGCAAACATGGCTGTGTTTGAGCGTGCTTGCGATTTCTTCTTCCGACACGCTGCACAACTTTCGGGAGTTCCGTTGAGAATGGCTGAGAGAGGTAGAAGACATTTCCCATTAACCAAATCCCAAAACGCTGCGGAAGATACTCTCTCGGGTCTGCTTAAGAAGAAGATAGACGGGTTCATGACGTTGATAGAGAATGTGAACTGGACAAGCGACGATGTTCCACAAGGCGGGAATGAGTACATGAACGAAGTAATAATCTACGTAGAGACTTTGGTCTCCACCGCGCAACAGATATTACCTGCTAAAGTCCTTAAAAGGGTTTTGCGCGATGTCCTTGCTCACATCTCTGAGAGAATCGTTGGAACGTTATGTGGGGATGTAGTGAAAAGACTGAGCATGGCTGCAATCAAAGGAGTTGATGTGGATGTTCAGTTGCTGGAATCTTTTACAGAACAACTAAAGCCATTGCTGGCGGACAAAGAAGCGAAAGAGATGAAAACAGCTTTTGTCGAGATAAGACAGTTGATTAACTTGCTTCTGAGTAGCCACCCTGAGAATTTCGTGAACCCTGTGATCAGAGAAAGAAGCTACAACGCTTTGGATTACAGGAAAGTTGCGGCTGTTTCTGAGAAACTCAGAGATCCATCAGATAGTATCTTCGGGACGTTTGGAACAAGAGGGTCAAGGCAAAACCCAAAGAACAAATCGTTGGACACGTTAATAAAGAGACTGAAGGATGTgagctga